The Burkholderia mayonis DNA window GGCCGCGCGGGCCGTGCAATCGGACTTATTCCGTTCGAAATGGGTTGTGCGCACGGCTTTATATCATGAAAATACGTCAATTCGGACTAGCAACATTCCCCGAACGTTCCGCGCATGGTTCGCGTCGCGCCCAAAAGGCGCGATAAGCTGATGATTCGCAAGCGTCTTTACTGAAATTTCCTATGCCGCGCCCGATTTCCGCCACGATCCACACCGCAGCCCTCGCGAACAATCTTACCGTCGTGCGCCGCCACGCCGCCCGCTCGAAGGTGTGGGCGATCGTCAAGGCGAACGCTTACGGGCACGGCCTCGCGCGGGTCTTTCCCGGGCTGCGCGGCACCGACGGTTTCGGCCTCCTCGACCTCGACGAGGCCGTGAAGCTGCGCGAGCTCGGCTGGGCGGGTCCGATCCTGCTGCTCGAAGGCTACTTCCGGTCGACCGACATCGACGTGATCGACCGCTACAGCCTGACGACGGCGGTGCACAACGACGAGCAGATGCGGATGCTCGAAACCGCGCGGCTGTCGAAGCCCGTTAACGTCCAGCTCAAGATGAACAGCGGGATGAACCGGCTCGGCTACACGCCGGAGAAGTTCCGCTCGGCGTGGGAGCGGGCGCGCGCATGCCCCGGCATCGGCCAGATCACGTTGATGACCCATTTTTCGGACGCCGACAGCGAACGCGGCGTGGCCGAGCAGATGGCCACGTTCGAGCGCGGCGCGGAAGGGATCGCCGGCGCGCGCAGCCTCGCGAACTCGGCCGCCGTGCTCTGGCACCCGTCGACGCACTTCGACTGGGTGCGGCCCGGCATCATGCTGTACGGCGCGTCGCCGTCCGGGCGCTCGGCGGACATTGCCGACAAGGGCCTGAAGCCGACGATGACGCTCTCGTCCGAGCTGATCGCCGTGCAGACGCTCGCGAAGGGACAGACGGTCGGCTACGGCTCCGTGTTCGCCGCGCAGGACACGATGCGAATCGGCGTCGTCGCGTGCGGCTACGCGGACGGCTATCCGCGAGTCGCGCCCGAGGGCACGCCCGTCGTCGTCGACGGCGTGCGCACTCGGCTCGTCGGCCGCGTGTCGATGGACATGATCACCGTCGATCTCACGCCCGTGCCGCAGGCGGGCGTCGGCTCGCGGGTCGAACTGTGGGGCGAGACGCTCCCCATCGACGACGTCGCCGCGCAATGCGGGACGGTCGGCTACGAGCTGATGTGCGCGGTCGCCCCGCGCGTGCCGGTGCGCGCTGAATAAGGGGGCGCGCGTGGCGAAGCAGAAGACGGTATTCGTCTGCGCCGAGTGCGGCGGGCAGACGCCGAAGTGGCAGGGGCAATGCCCGTCGTGCCAGGCATGGAACACCCTCGTCGAGTCGGTCGAGAGTTCGCCGTCCGCGCACCGCTTCCAGTCGCTCGCGAAGCAGGCGCCGGTGCAGCGGCTCGCGGACATCGAGGCGGCCGACGTGCCGCGCTTTTCGACCGGGATCGGCGAATTCGACCGGGTGCTGGGCGGCGGACTCGTCGCGGGCGGCGTCGTGCTGATCGGCGGCGATCCGGGGATCGGCAAGTCGACGTTGCTGTTGCAGTCGCTCGCGCAGATCGCGAACGAGCGGCCGGCACTTTATATCAGCGGTGAGGAATCGGGCGCGCAGATCGCACTGCGTGCGCAGCGGCTTGCGCTCCTCGACGGCAGCGGCGCGAGCGCGGCCGATCTGAAGCTCCTTGCCGAAATCCAGCTCGAGAAGATCCAGGCGACGATCGACGCCGAGCGGCCCGACGTCGCGGTCATCGACTCGATCCAGACGATCTATTCGGAAGCGCTGACGTCGGCGCCCGGCTCGGTCGCGCAGGTGCGCGAATGCGCGGCGCAATTGACGCGCATCGCGAAACAATCGGGCGCCGCGATCATCATGGTCGGGCACGTGACGAAGGAGGGCAACCTCGCGGGCCCGCGCGTGCTCGAGCACATCGTCGACACCGTGCTGTATTTCGAAGGCGATACGCATTCGTCGTTCCGTCTCGTGCGCGCGTTCAAGAACCGCTTCGGCGCGGTCAACGAGCTTGGCGTGTTCGCGATGACGGAGCGCGGCCTGCGCGGCGTCGCGAATCCGTCCGCGCTGTTCCTGTCGCAGCACACGGCGGTCGTGCCGGGTTCGTGCGTGCTCGTCACGCAGGAAGGCACGCGGCCGCTCCTCGTCGAGGTCCAGGCGCTCGTCGACACCGCGAACGTGCCGAATCCGCGCCGGCTCGCGGTCGGCCTCGAGCAGAACCGGCTCGCGATGCTGCTCGCCGTGCTGCACCGGCACGCGGGGATCGCGTGCTTCGATCAGGACGTGTTCCTGAACGCCGTCGGCGGCGTCAAGATTACCGAGCCGGCCGCCGACCTCGCGGTGCTGCTCGCGATTCATTCGTCGATGCGTAACAAACCGTTGCCAAAGGGTCTGATCGTATTCGGCGAAGTCGGGCTCGCAGGCGAGATCCGGCCGTCGCCGCGCGGGCAGGAACGCCTGCGCGAAGCGGCGAAGCTCGGCTTCACGACCGCGCTGATTCCGAAGGCGAACGCGCCGAAACAGCCGATTGACGGGCTTCGCGTGCATGCGGTCGAGCGGATCGAGCAGGCGATCGATCAGATTCGCGTGCTCGAATGAGCGCGGAGGTGAGCCGGCGGGTTCCGGCCCCGCGCCTTTTGCGCGCCGATCGGGGGCGTAAAACCATGTAACGTTTTGGTACGCTGATGTAACCCTTTTGCAGCCTGTTTTTTTCTATGCTTGCCCAGGTTGTCTACCGCATGATGCGGAAAAGGGAAGCGTGTTGAAACGATCTCATTATTCAGGTGCGCAAAAGCGCACGTACAACGTGCGGGGTTGCCGCGTGTCCGAGCCGATCGGCGCGCCGTGGGGCGGTGGTTGCCGGATCGTCGAATGGGTTGGCGGAGACGGGCGGATCGCCCGCCGCGTCGCCGCCGTCAACGTGACCGAGGCGGAAGTCTACGCGATGATCCGCCGGCCGCTCGAAGGCCGTCGCTATCTGATGGTCGACGACGAGCAGATGCCGCGCGATACGCTGCCGCGGCGCTGATTTCCCG harbors:
- the alr gene encoding alanine racemase, with translation MPRPISATIHTAALANNLTVVRRHAARSKVWAIVKANAYGHGLARVFPGLRGTDGFGLLDLDEAVKLRELGWAGPILLLEGYFRSTDIDVIDRYSLTTAVHNDEQMRMLETARLSKPVNVQLKMNSGMNRLGYTPEKFRSAWERARACPGIGQITLMTHFSDADSERGVAEQMATFERGAEGIAGARSLANSAAVLWHPSTHFDWVRPGIMLYGASPSGRSADIADKGLKPTMTLSSELIAVQTLAKGQTVGYGSVFAAQDTMRIGVVACGYADGYPRVAPEGTPVVVDGVRTRLVGRVSMDMITVDLTPVPQAGVGSRVELWGETLPIDDVAAQCGTVGYELMCAVAPRVPVRAE
- the radA gene encoding DNA repair protein RadA gives rise to the protein MAKQKTVFVCAECGGQTPKWQGQCPSCQAWNTLVESVESSPSAHRFQSLAKQAPVQRLADIEAADVPRFSTGIGEFDRVLGGGLVAGGVVLIGGDPGIGKSTLLLQSLAQIANERPALYISGEESGAQIALRAQRLALLDGSGASAADLKLLAEIQLEKIQATIDAERPDVAVIDSIQTIYSEALTSAPGSVAQVRECAAQLTRIAKQSGAAIIMVGHVTKEGNLAGPRVLEHIVDTVLYFEGDTHSSFRLVRAFKNRFGAVNELGVFAMTERGLRGVANPSALFLSQHTAVVPGSCVLVTQEGTRPLLVEVQALVDTANVPNPRRLAVGLEQNRLAMLLAVLHRHAGIACFDQDVFLNAVGGVKITEPAADLAVLLAIHSSMRNKPLPKGLIVFGEVGLAGEIRPSPRGQERLREAAKLGFTTALIPKANAPKQPIDGLRVHAVERIEQAIDQIRVLE
- a CDS encoding DUF2866 domain-containing protein; translation: MKRSHYSGAQKRTYNVRGCRVSEPIGAPWGGGCRIVEWVGGDGRIARRVAAVNVTEAEVYAMIRRPLEGRRYLMVDDEQMPRDTLPRR